The Vulpes vulpes isolate BD-2025 chromosome 1, VulVul3, whole genome shotgun sequence genome contains the following window.
tggctcagcgtgACGTGTTTGCGGCCCCCGGTccgcccccccgcctccccctccccgcccgagGGTGACGCTGCAGCCCGAGCGCAAGCAAAGTTTTGGCGGGCGGGGAGCACTTTGCAGGAAACTGACTCATCGCTCCTCGCAGCGGCTGCTCGGGCTCTGCCCACACGCCGACCCTGCGCGCGATTTCCTGGAGACCGGCGCCCCCGTCCGGCCCCGACGCGAATAGCAAACGCGCCTTCCCGCGGAATGCGGCTTCGCCCGCCTTCCCTTCCCGCCTCGCTGCGCCCCGGCTCGCCCCTGAAAGAGAATGCCCCGTTGGCTCATCGCGGGGTGCTGAGTGCTTACTGTTTACTTCGGAATTAAAACTGGCTGAAGTCTAAGACACGGAGGCCAACAAAGGATGCTATTCTCGGTTGTTTGTGAAATAAGGGTTTATATTTGACTTTTCTCTGAACTGGGAGTTACGATAACGGAAATGAGATCAGATTTTGATGAGGAGCCTATGAGGGCCATAGGGTGGTAGGAGAGAGGATCTTTGCCTGGATTCTGGTCCCATCTTGAGCGCCTAGAAGCCTGGGAATACTCAGCCTCCTGGTGAAAATCCAAGGCAGGCTCCTCCTCTTTGTGCCAGTGAGGCCATCCTGTGTATCCTGTCTTGAAAGGCACCCCAAGAGTGCCCATATGGGGAACTGCCAAACACCTGCTTAAatcccctttattttattatttttttaagattatttatttatttattcatgagagacacacagaggaggcagacacaggcagagggagaagcaggctccctgcgggaaacGGGCTGTGGGACTCTACCCTTGAACTCCGGCATCAGGCCCTgcaccgaaggcagatgctcagctgctgagccacccaggggcttaAATCCCCTTTAGTTTGAGTTATTCTGGGAAGAGAGGGACCTATCaacctgtattttttaaaaagctccctaAGTGATTCTGCTGGGCCTCTGGTTAGGAACACAAAACTAGAGAGGGAGTAAGGATGAACACCAGAGCACGGAACCCAGGATAaacaggcctgggttcaaatcctggctgtgCCACTTGTGAGCcatgtgacctcgggcaagttacTTTACTTCTCTGAGGTCTCAGttacttctgttaaaaaaaaagaaagcgcAAATATACCCACTCTTtaggaaaattaatatttataaacttaGAACAGCCCCtggcacataaaaatatataaataaatcctgATGCTTGCCCTAAAGAGAGTGGGTGAAGGTTATTTGAGGGCTCCGCCCACTGCGCTGTGTAACCCCTATGGGGCAGTGGCCCTTGGCctttttagttttctgatttGGGGGCAAGCCTCGTATCTCTCTAAACGCTTGCCCTTTAAACTTGGTCTGAGGTCACCTAATGTGTCCTCTCTCCTATAAgctgtgggaggtggggtggggagggggagctgTGGCAAGGGTCCAGGGCTTCTGCCCCAGGAGGTCACTCAGCAGAGCTTTCACCCTCAGAGCCTGCAAAGCAGGACTTGTCCTCGGGGAAAAGCCAGTCCCTGCCAAGGTTGCACAGCCGCTCAGCCCTGGAGTCAGGCCAGAGCAGGGCAGGTAGGTGCCAGCACTTCGTCATGAGCAAACTCACCCTCGGTTTTCCCTCTTCTGAAGTGAAAGGAGAGGAACCAGGTAGACCGGTCAACTCTAATTTTCTTTGCCCGCAAAACGGGTTCCTCAGATGCAGCTAACACAGGCAGAGGCTTCCAGGCTGTCTAGACTTCAGATCACCTGATGTGCCTGGCAGGATGTGGCTCAGCCTGGGAGAAATCATCACCCtggcctgccctgcccagcccctcctCACCTCCAGGCCTCCCGCCTGATGACATCCTTGGGAAAGGCCCCCAGCACACAGCACCTGTCAGCTGCTGTCtgaaggaggtggtggtgggggaagggggggaaggcTCAGCCAGAACTGAACACAGAGAAATAATAACACTTCTATATACCAGCTTCTATATACcagctgcttctctgcctgttaCCTACGTTAACTCAGTTAATCCTCACATCTGTCCTCTGAGACATTCACTATTACTGTctccatattacagatgaggcAAATAGAGTTGAGAGAAGTTATTTGTGCAGGGTCACCCAGCAGAGCCTGGATTCCAACCTAGGCAGTCCTGCTCCAGAGCCCTCACTCTTAACCACAGGATAGAGCCTCCACCTCTGTTCTATTGCCTTGCTAGAGGGGACTCCCTGACCAATTGCTTGAGCATGCTTGCACAGCCCcatttttttatagatgagaaaattgaagcccagagacattaagtgactttatttttttaatctttaacatttttaagtgacttatttttaacagattttatttatttattagagagagagagagttgtgcACAAgctgaggaagaggcagagaggggggagaagcagactccctgtggaggagggagcccaatgcagggctccatccctcaggatcatgacctgagccaaagtcagacacttaaacaactgagccacccaggcacccctttaagtGACTTTAAAGTTTATGTAATACGCAGCAGAGCTAGGAATAGAtcctaggtgtttttttttttttttttttttatcccaaaacCCCCGGGGGTACTTTTGAATTTCAGAACAGAATTATCCCACATGGGTATCTTGGTAGAGGGATTCAGGAGGCCAGAGGAGCTGTCAGCCTGCCCTTTCATTTGGGACCTGACCTTTTGGTCCGGGCTGGGGTTGGGAAACTACTGGACTCTGGTAATTCACACCCATGAGGGACACCTCGAGGGGGAAACTCATTGATTTTAGTTGATAATACTGGTGGTAAACAGGACTCCGATCCTGCTAATGCAATAAACTTGTCTTTGTTGACAGAACCTGTCCTTCAGCTGCCCACTCCCCCAGTGACCTTGGGGTGCCAGGATGGCTGAGTTCTGGCCCCACCCCGGGGGCTGTGGACTGGGGGCTGGGAGTGGCCTGTGGGGAGGAGATGGTGGAGAATCAGCTGGAAGGACTCAGAGAGACCTCGTGTTCTAGTAGGAAGCTCCCCTCTGAGCTTACCCGGCCTGCTAGGGTAAGGTGCCATTCCCCAAGTGACCGGGGGCCTTGTGTCTCAGCTGCAGGTGCCATGTCGGAGCCGTCCAGGGACGCCCTGCCCATCCCTCATGGCAGCAAGGCTTGCCGCCGCCTCTTCGGCCCCGTGGACAGCGAGCAGCTGCGCCGAGACTGTGACGCGCTGATGGCCAGCTGTGTGCAGGAGGCCCGGGAGCGATGGAACTTTGACTTCGTCACCGAGACGCCGCTGGAAGGCGACTTTGCCTGGGAGCGTGTGCGGGGCCTGGGCCTGTCCAAGGTCTCCCTGCCTACGGGGCCCCGGGGGGGCCGGGATGACCTGGGAGGGGGCAAGCGGCCCGGCACCTCGCCTGCCCTGCTGCAGGGGACAGCTCAGGAGGACCACCTGGACCTGTCGCTGACCTGCACCCTCCTGCCTCACTCCCCTGAGCGGCCTGAGGCATCCCCGGGTGTGCCTGGCACCTCTCAGGGCCGAAAACGGCGGCAGACCAGCATGACAGGTGAGGATGGGTGCGGGGAAGGACACTGCAGGGGACTCTCAGAATCCGTGGTGCAGGGGCTGGCCTGTCGGGTTCAGCTGGCTCATCAGGCCCAGAGGGAAACAGGCCAGAGAGAGGAAGTCACTCGGCAGGTCTACAGCCAAGACCAgctagctaacatttattgggaacatttattatatgccaAGCCCCTTGCTAAGGTGAATTTCTAAGAtggtttctttttgcttccttcctttttttttttttttttttttttttaagatttatttatttgagagagtcaAAGAATGTGaacgggggtgggtggggggttgaggggtggagtggcagagggagagggagaagcagactcccatccatcttccttatttttttctttggcatctggtttgtttgcttgcttgatTTTACTATCAACAGCTACTTCCTTATCTTAAGATTGTCTATGTCCCTCATGAAGTGATTATCTCCACGAGAAAGGGATCTGCATCTTTCTTGTTCATTGCTGAATCCCCAGCACCTaggacagtgtctggcatatagtaggtgcttgataaaaaaaaaataaaaatcaatgagcAAGGCTGACCTTCAAGCACATACTGTGCCTGGCTCCAGATCAAAGCCTTTAGAGAGGACATTTCATCCAATTCTTGGAGCATTGTACCAGTGGCAGcttcattttatacatgaggaaacagGCTTAGAGAGGTGCAGTCCTGAATCCcatgggaggggcacctgggtggctcagtcagttgagtgtctgactattggtctcagctcaggtcttgatctcagggctgtgagttcaagccctgtgttgggttccctgctgggTTTGGAgcccaccttaaaaaaaaaaaaaaaaaaagaatcccatggCAAATTTGCAGCTGAGTCAGAACTAACAATACGGATAATAATAGCTCCTATTTATATGGCCcagtcattgttttttttttttttcttttttctttttttcttttaatttacttatgatagtcacagagagagagagagagagagagaggcagagacacaggcagagggagaagcaggctccatgcaccgggagcctgacgtgggactcgatcccgggtctccaggatccggccctgggccaaaggcaggcgccaaaccgctgcgccacccagggatccttggcCCAGTCATTGTACGGAACACTTCTCGCAGATTATCTAGTGGTATTCTTGGAGCAGTGCTGTTCAATGGAATTCTGCAGTGATGCAGATGTCCAGTGCCGCTAGCTCCAAAtagccattgagcatctgacgTGTGGCTGGTgtgactgagaaactgaatttttcattttatttgattctaCTTCATTTAACGACATAGCTGGCTACTGTAGTGGGCAGCTTGGCTTGGAGCCGGCCCACGGATGTAGGTCTGGTTATTGTTGGTCACGGCTGTGAAGCGTGGTGGGATGCTCTCTGTAATGCTCCCCTGGGAGGCAGAGTGGAagttgccccccacccccacccccggactTGGCAATGTGTCCCTTCGGCCCTAGGAGACATCCCTGCCCCCTCTGCGTGTGCTCTAGACGGATATAGCTCTGCTGGGCCCTCTTCCTCCTGGTCAGCTGacttctgttttttcttcccAGATTTCTATCACTCCAAACGCCGGCTGATCTTCTCCAAGAGGAAGCCCTAATCTGCTCACCGGAAGCCTCAAGCTCCTAGAAATGAGAGCCCCCCACATCCCAGGCCCTTTCTACACCTTTTGCCTTTACTCCTTCAGTTTGTGCGTCTTaattattatttgtgttttaatttaaacttCTCCTCATGTACATACCCTGCTTgccaccaccctcctcccccacccctccccagccttTGGCATTTAGGATTATTTAAAAAACCATTAGATAGCAGAATGATAGGCTTATTAGAGCACTAGGTATTTTTATTATGCAAACTGTTATTTAAATACATCTTCCCCCTGTGCTCCTCATTTCCGCTCTCCCAGAGGTAAGGTGGGGCTGGCATGACCCTCACCTGCTGGGTGGTGTTCTCTGGAGGAGCCTGGCTCCCTCTGCTCACCGCCTGGTAGGTTTTCTGAAATTTTGCCCCCTTCCTGCCTTCCCAAACCTGGATTCTTTATCATTTGAGAAGTAAACAGCACTTTGAAGGGGGGcccagcagggtgggggcagcatCAAAACTTTGGGGTCCTCTCACCTTCTCTAAGGTTGGGCAGGGTGACCCTAAAGTGGGCACAGCCTGGAACACTCTGTCCTGTGAAGGCATGGGGGAAGGTAGGGTCCCGTAGCAaaccaccccacctcccctcaccccctctgCCACCACAAGGGAGACAGTCTCCATGTTTGGCCTCCCATGAGGTCTTCTAGGAGCTCCGGATGCCCCCTGTTTTCCAGCTGGGCTTTCaagtctctctctgtcccccgcccctcccccattctctttCCCACTAGGACCCTCTCAGTCCTGGGTTGCAGCTCTGGGATGTCTGTTCCCCCAGCTTAGTGGACTGGGAGGGCTTCCTAGGGGTATACTAGAAGTGGGGGTCCCCAGTTCTACCTCAGGCAGCTCAAGCAGCGACCACCTCCTCTCACCTCCTGGGGCAGAGGTCCTGGGAGGGTGAGACAGGCCTACTTGAGTGGGGAATCTGTCAGGGGTGTATTGGGGGGGAGCAGATTTTTCTAGGAGAGAGAGGGCAACACCAGCCCCTGGAACTCATCCAAGGACTTTCCCCACTGCCCCACCCTTCCCCCATTTCATTGCACTTTGAAAAGCAGCTGAACAAGGAGTCAGATGTTTTAAGATAGCAGAGGTAGACGCTGTGGATAGGGCATGCTACATGGGCTAGTTGTGAGTTATTGTTTCTTCTGGCCCTGAACATTGAGCCCCCAGAGGTACTGAAGCACTTAGTGGGTCTGACCCCAAACACCCTAAGCTCCTGTAACATCCTGGCCTGTACTGTTTTCTCCCGGCTCCTCATGTGTCCTGGTTCTCCTGTTTCCACCTGGACTGTAAGCCTCTGAAGGGCAAGAACAAGTCCTATACTGCCCTGGGTCTCTCACAGCCCCTCCCACAGTGCTGggtacacagcaggtgctcaataaatatttcttagtaACTTGTATTGTGATCAATATGCCTCACCATTTGTAAGCACAAGTAGGTGGAAGATTATGTGGGTCGTTTTTACAATTTTAACAATTAGgcatttaaagttaaaaaatgccGAGAGCTTAACAAAGACAATGAGGCAAAAGACGACAAAACCCAAAACGATAAACATCACACCTCTGCAAAGATTGCCCACCAGGATCAATATTTTGGTTCATTGTGTGGCCTTTTTTAGTAAAGAATATGTTGTTAGTCACCAGGGACATGCAAGTCATTACTCATTGGGGAAATGCAcgttaaaaccacaataagataaaCTGCACCCTTATAGAGTGACTATAAGGAAAAAAGCTGACATTGCCAAGTGTGGGCAAGCATAGGGAACAACCGGAACTCTTACACCTTGCAGGCAGAAGTATAAAATATCTCAACTACTTTAGAAAACTGTTTGACGATACCTTCCAAAGATGGCTCTCCTCATGCCTACCCCGTGACACAGGAATTCCATTCCTAAGTTTGTTCTCAAGAGAAATCAGTACATATTTCCACCAGAAACCATGTTCATAGCAGTCTTGACagacccaaactggaaacaacccaaaagccCATAACAAGGATATATATGTAAATTGTAGCTTTCTATAGTAGAGTACTGTAGAACAAAGTGACCcacagctctatggtcaactcatctgcgacaaagcaggaaagcacATCCAACGGAAAAAAGAAGAGAccgtttcttcaacaaatggtgttaggaaaactggacaaccatatgcagaagaatgaaacagggccattttcttacaccaatagaaaaataaacccaaaatgaatgaaagacctaaatgtgagataggaaaccatcaaaatcctagaggagaacacaggcagcaacttctgaCCTTGACCAtggcaacttcttgctagacatatctccagaggcaagagaaacaaaagcaaaaatgaactattgggactttattaagataaaaagcttctgcagagtgaaggaaacaatcaaaaccaaaaggcagcctatgggatgggagaagatatttgcaaatgacatatctgacaaaggattagtatccaaaacccataaggaacttatcaaactcaactcCCCAAAACCagataatccagttaagaaagaggcagaagacaagaacagacatttttttcaaagaagacatccagatggccaacagacacacaaaaaagatgctcaacaccactcatcatcagggaaatacgaatttaaaccatgatgagatgtcacctcacacctgtcagaatggctaaaattaacaacacaagaaacatcaGGCTGTTggtgatgtggagaaagggggaccctcctacactgttggtgggaatgtaaactggtacagctactgtggaaaacagtgtggaggctccttaaaagttaaaaatagagctaccctatgatccagcagttgcactactaagtatttatccaaaggatacaaaaatacagatttgaagggatacatacaatccaatgtttatagtagcattatcaacaatagccaaactatggagagagcccaaatgtccatcaacagatgaatggataaagaatatgtggtgtatatatgtttatgtacatatatatatatgttatgtacatatatatatgtaatggaatattactcagctaatgaaaaagaatgaaatcttgccatttgcaacaatgtgaatagaactagagggtattatgctaagcaaaataagtcagagaaggacaaatactatatgatttcactcatatatggaatttaagaaataaaaatgaacatggggaaaggaaggaaaaataagataaaaacagagaggcagGCAAACTATAAAAGACTCTATAattaagagaacaaactgaggagcacctgggtgggtccGTCTTAGGATAAgtgtcttgattttggctcaggtcatgatctcagagttgtgagaccaAGCCCAGCATCGCTCTGCACTcaggagtctgctggagaatatctccctctcccccacccctcccctcagtCATGGGTGCTAgtgcatgctttttctctctctctaataaataaataggtcttaaaaaagagagagaataaacttTGGGTTGCTGGAGTGAGGAGGGTAGGGAGATGGGTAAattggatgatgggtattaaagaagGCATTTGTCATGATGAGCCCTGGgagttgtgttttattttgttttttaagattttattcatttattcatgagacacagagagagagaggcagagacataggcagagggagaagcaggctccttgtgggggagcccgatgtgggactcaatcctggaaccccgagatcatgccctgagccaaaggcagacgttctacagctgagacacccaggcgtcccgcactgggtgttatatgttaagtgatgaatcactaaattctactcctgaagccaattttacactatatgttaactaattagaatttaaataaaaatttgaaaaaataaaagaacaaagtacTTTACATGTATGTTCTGATTATCTGTTTATAATTAACCACTCCAAGactttagtggcttaaaacaataatcatttatttgcttCTGACTCTGCAGTTTGACCAAGAACTACTTTTCAAATGTTGGATAATTGTCTGCTGTACAGGGGCATGGCTTTGCTCTAGAACCCCAGGGCTCCCAGGTGGAGCTCAGCCCGCACTGGGGCTTTTCAGAGACTTCACATATAATATGTGAGTAATATCCTATGGATATTTCTAGTACCATGGGATACACTGACTCATATGTCCTGAGTGCTTGTTCTATAGCATGGACCTGTCACAGATTTGTCTTTTGTCCTAGACTCCACTCAAACATGGCAGCTTCCCACGTCATCTAGTAAATTTGCTGGGGAGTTAATATAGGCCTCCAAAGTCCAAATAAGCTCACCCATCCTGTGCCTCTCTATAGGGGGAGCATGTCCACATTACAATGACTTGTCTTTTCTTCTAGAGGGAATGGCCCAGCGTGTCCCTGTTCATTTGAC
Protein-coding sequences here:
- the CDKN1A gene encoding cyclin-dependent kinase inhibitor 1 gives rise to the protein MSEPSRDALPIPHGSKACRRLFGPVDSEQLRRDCDALMASCVQEARERWNFDFVTETPLEGDFAWERVRGLGLSKVSLPTGPRGGRDDLGGGKRPGTSPALLQGTAQEDHLDLSLTCTLLPHSPERPEASPGVPGTSQGRKRRQTSMTDFYHSKRRLIFSKRKP